Below is a window of Nicotiana tabacum cultivar K326 chromosome 19, ASM71507v2, whole genome shotgun sequence DNA.
AGAGCATTTTGGGGAGCTCTAATTCTGGTCGTTTATAGTTTGGTTATGTCAACTCTAAACTTTGCTGCAGCCTAGAGGAGAAATTTGGCGGGGTGGTGGTGGTGTTCATCGGTCAGTTTGGTACGGTTTTGAAAGATTTCGGTTTCTGTATTTTCGTTTTTAAAAATGTTATACTAACATACTGAAATAAATTCGGTATATGTTTCGGTTTCTCACTTTTTGGTTTCGGTTTGTGCGGTTAGATAACTTCATATTACTCTATAAAGTTAGATTCTATCAAGCAAACTTGTAATTGTGTTCTCTGAAACTGATTTTAGGTACTGTTAAAGATCCGTCTGTGATACCAACTAGCAGGGATTAATTTTGGCGCCTAGGTACTGTTGAGGGCAAGATTTGGAAAATCTCTAATTTGCCCTTAAAGTCAAAATGATTTAGTTGCTGAATGAAATGGACTTGATTGGAAcaaaaaggaattaaaagaataATATAAATTGTCGCAATTTATTTGAAAAGGACCATCTATTAATTAACTGCGGTTGAACTTGTGAATGAAATATAATTGTAAGGTTAAAAACAGAGCATATTTGATGGGACTAAAATCCTGCACCAAAGTAACGCAAAATTTTGCACAAAATGAAAAGAACATTTTAGATTTAATTTAACGCTAAAAAAAGGACTGTAAATGTGTCACTTTGTTCCCTTCCCTTATTGGGAGCCACGGTATCTGCAGTAGCAGAAAATAAAAAGGGCAACTCTATAGTGGGGACTATGAGAAGAGCACTCATTAAAATATTCAAAGCATATCTAGTCTCAAGCTCACCTATCCATACACATGCAAAGTCAGCTCCCTTCTTGCATCACTCCCCTAGTAAATGTGATCATATTGCCTATATTCAAATCCAATTATATATACTAACTAGTTTTTTCAATAATTATTTGGTATTTGGTCTCACTGGCTCGATACTTAGTGCCCATTAATGAGTAAGCATTTCTTATGATCCAACTAATCTAGATTTCCACTGCTAGGATTTACTAACGGTAAAAAGCTCTATATTAGGACATTTTCTTTATTTCAGTGTTTGAATCCCAAAACTCGGCGAGGGTAAGAAATTCTCACCCATTTTGCTACATTCCTTAAtggtaaatatatatattttcatatgtAGTTAATGAATATTAAAAGTAACTctatgtgtatgtatatatatatcgacTAAATTTGTACTTAGTTTATTAATACAGCAATGCATTGAATCTGCTGCTAACTTAAAAAATCGTAAGTTTGATTATGCTCAGTGTCCATGTGATTACTGTTAAATCCAACATGACGTAAATGTAAAATATGCAAGCCTATCCACTCACGTGCAATGCACACCTCCCAACCCATCACACACTCTACTATAATTCTCTCTCTCCACCCCATTTGGTAGTTGCATACTTCAATACAAAATTGAAGTCCTCAAATTCCAAAATACACGAAGAGAATAAAAAATAGATTATTCTGAACTATTTTCTTAAGAAAATCCCCAGGaataaaactaaataaataaaaaagaacgTTCCAGACTGTAAAATTAGCATgatgataaaacaacaaatgAGGGAGTCCACGGTCAGCTAGGTGGTGGAGACACGTGTCTTCTTCTCTTCGGATGACGTTAGCAAACTCGAAAGTGATTTCCGTACATTCCCTCCTCCGTCGGCGGCGGCTGTTGATGGACCATTTCCTTCTGTCTCCGGAGCTCCATAACTTTCCGGTGAGAATTCGAATGCTGTGTTAACACAAAAGTCGGGCTCGCTGCGGGCCGGTACTCCGGTACAAGCCGGCCCGATTTGAACCTAACTCCACAAGCATTGCAGAGCGTTTTTGGGCCTAGAGGTCCAGTTCTCCATTGCGGCGTCTTCTCGGAAGCGCAGTGTGTGCATCTCCGTGGCACATCATCGTCCATTGAAGATGACCTTTCTCTGGTATGTACTGAAATCTCCTTATTCTTCATAGTAGTGTTAGGGTTTTGGAGTGAAGATGTCCAGCTTGAAGTAGAACGAGAACGTTTGCTCCTTGACCTGCTGTGAAACGACGCTGTGCTATTGGAACTGAGATTCATCGTTCCGGTGATGGAGTTAGTCGGAAAATTACTGAAGGAGTCTTCTACGAAGTTCGATAGCCATTCCAACTCAGCTACATCATCACTCTGCAATAAAAAAGCAGCTTGTTGAACGCATAATGAAGTAAATAAAAGTATTTCATATTTTGTCTAACAGTTCAAAAG
It encodes the following:
- the LOC107763982 gene encoding GATA transcription factor 4-like (The RefSeq protein has 1 non-frameshifting indel compared to this genomic sequence); protein product: MDVYGVSAPDLFRIDDLLDFSNDEIFSINSNSSSTTATPDSQHHHHHLHQPHSDNSSAATANYYDALLPNCSDDFTDNLCVPSDDVAELEWLSNFVEDSFSNFPTNSITGTMNLSSNSTASFHSRSRSKRSRSTSSWTSSLQNPNTTMKNKEISVHTRERSSSMDDDVPRRCTHCASEKTPQWRTGPLGPKTLCNACGVRFKSGRLVPEYRPAASPTFVLTQHSNSHRKVMELRRQKEMVHQQPPPTEEGMYGNHFRVC